In Juglans regia cultivar Chandler chromosome 13, Walnut 2.0, whole genome shotgun sequence, the DNA window tcaatttataattttatttttataaaatcttaatgtacttataatactattattgtaagaaaaaattaaaagatatcaataataaaatatacttatcgtaatcaatttaaatttttaaaataagtactattatgactttatattttatttattaattttaaaaaattataataattaaattttattttattttaaaaaaatatttgagatgtTTGATAGGTTGTTATTAGATTGGCTTGACTAAGTTGCTTTCTCTGATATCGATAATGCAGCAACTGTTACCCGAGAATCAATATCAGCAACATGTGTGATAGATAAGACGGTCAAGATACCATAATCAAATACGTTAGATCTCccccacaaaataaaaagaactgtTCTGCACTGCTCGACTCATTAGGCTAAGTTTCTTAATTAGTTGCAGAGATTAcccattttcttctctcttgctcGCTTCaagtatttctttttatatatacatatatatgtttgtcTCACTCATTTTAAATCTTAGATCTGATGCTCTTGCTCTCAGCAAGGTGGGGGCTAAAGAATAATGAAGTAGTGCCATCTTTCTGATTTTTGGGCTAAGGGAAGGACAACAATGCAgtaagataataaaaaagagaagaacCCTAAAATGAATTGGAAGTTGGCAATGCTTGTTAGAAAAGCAAATAAAGTTTAACAAATAAACTACTGAGAAGAGCAGATAAATACCATACGAGTTGTGAAAGAAAAGtagtttgttttaaaaaaaagaaaagaaaaaaagttaaggGTAAGCAGTGACGGTGGTTAATCATAGATAGCTCTGTTTTTTATGCAAGCGTGGGTATAAATGCAGGACCTTTACCAttactctttcttctctctctttctttcgaAAAAACCCATCTCCTTAAATTTCTttcaccttttttattttttgagaagtttctccttatttattattttctctgaATGAGAAGTTTCTGCTTAAATTTCTCCTTGTACTGCCTCTTTCAGGCTTTCTCTGTCCAAGACTTTGCTTTTATTAtgcctctctctcccccctctctctctctctaggctGTGACACTGTCCAGCAGGATTTCTGAGCTAAAAAGACAGGAAGGGTTGAACAAACAAAAGCCCAAATTCAATAAAAGTTGGGTCTGTAAAGCTTGAATGGAGGGCAAAGTACCAAAAGTAGCTCAGAATCTGAATTGGGTATCTTACGCTTGTCACTTTTAGCTGGCCTCTCCTGCTCAAAGCTGGGTTTCTGCTCTGACTAGGGTTTGAATGGGTATTTATTATGCTGAAAtcgatgttttatttttgtacaaTTGACTGCTTCCACACACCTTTTCTCAGCTCTCCTTTGAACTATCTTTTTTAGTTTCTATTTCCTGGTTGGGCATCCTTCGTGTAATTTGGTACTTCCAAGTTCCGTGGTAGCTTTGGAAACGGTAGCTTTTAAAGTTATGCGATCTTTACTGCTTTTTCAGTGCTTTTGCGTTTTTGAGCTCACATTCTTGAgtctttcttgttcttttctttctggGTCTTCTTCTAAGCTGTTTCCTTCTTGTTAGTTTCACTTGCTTGATATTCTCTCTTCTGGATGGATTGAGCTTTTGGGGAATATCTGAAGATcaatgtgaagatttttttattgtaggTTTCGAATTACATGATTTTAATTGAAGCCAGTTTGTATGGTTGTTAGTGAATATTAATTCGAGATTGATTAGTTCTCCAtcagatttgatttttttccccttctgcTCCCCCTACCTTCTTGGCTTTGGTCTTTGGTTCGTCTAGGATTGGGCAACTAGCCTCTTACTCAGGTGGTCAAGTGCCgaaatttttgttagattttcCAATTTCTGGCTGTTTGAAATTCATTGGAAGAAAAAGGCATTTGCCACTGGGGATTTGAGTTAGAAAATAGGAGACATTTTCTAAACAAGAAAAAGGCAGTCCTGTAAGGGAAGTAGATATGGGTGACAAAGATAAATTTGAGTTAGAAAATAGGAACGAGGATCCAATGAACTATGCACCTAGTGTGTCAGACTGGGGATTTGGCGGTGCCAATCTCACGAATACATCTATCGGTTTGGTTCCCAAGGTAAATCCGATGGCTGTTAGCAAAGGAGACCTTATTGGATCTTCTTCTTGTTCATCTACTTCAATGGTGGATGCATTTGGCCCAACCATTTGGGACCACCACACCAATTCAGAAAACCTGGGATTTTGTGACAATGGTGTCCAGAAAAATACGTCAGACACGTTTGGGATTAGAAAAGGCGATCCTGTCGCCCTAAGAAGTATTGATAAAACATTTGATATGGGTTGGAATCCTACGAGTTCAATGTTGAAAGGAGACATTTTCTTGCCAAATGCACCTGCAATGCTTCCGCAGAGGTTACCTCAGTTCCCTGCGGATTCTGCGTTCATTGAGCGTGCTGCTAGGTTCTCATGCTTCAATGGTGGGAATTTTAGTGATATGTTTAATCCTTTTGCGGTTCCTGAATCTATGGGCCTTTATTCTGGGGCCGGAGGGGTGATGCAAGGGACGCAGGAGGCTTTTGCTGGGAGTGGGTTGAAATCAGTGTCTGGCGGGCAGTCTAAAAAGAATGAACCGAGTGTTGGTGAAGTTTCCAAGGATGTTTCTTTGTCTGTTGAGCATGGGGCTGCTGGAGGGAGCCCACCAAAGGATGAGAGAAGTCAGAGCCATGTGAGATCTCATGACGAATCTAAACAACGCAGTGGTGGGTCTGGTAATGATTCTGATGAAGCCGAGCTTAGCGGTGCTGGTGATCAAGATGAGCCATCTGTGTTGGAGGGTGCAGGTCGGGAACCTTTTGCTAAGGGACTTGACtcgaggaaaaggaaaaggaatggCCAGGTAGACCACGCTTCTGAAGTTTTTTCTATAAAATGTAATGGGtgcgttcttttttttttatttcttatcatCTCTCACGAATGTTAAAATTTGTGGTAGGATGCTAAACTTGATCCAGCCAAAGGAGCTGCACAGCAGTCTGGTGAATGTGCGAAGGATAAGACTGAAATTCAACAGACGGGAGACCAAAACCCAACCTCAACTACTAACAGGAGCTCTGGGAAACATGGTAAACAGGGTTCTCAAGCTTCAGATCCACCAAAAGAAGAGTACATTCATGTCAGAGCTCGAAGGGGCCAGGCAACTAATAGTCATAGTCTCGCAGAAAGAGTAAGATAAGATggaaattatttcaaataattcttttttaagatACAACATTTGGGTAGGAACTAAATGATTCTGAGTATAggtaagaagagaaaaaatcaGTGAACGGATGAAGTTTCTTCAAGACCTTGTACCTGGTTGCAGCAAGGTTGGTTTGATGAAGTCAATAGCTTAAAGAACATAATTATGCCAAAATTCCCACCACAATTGAGTATTACTGTTCAAATTACGAAATTTGATTTGGTTTTGCAGGTCACTGGTAAAGCGGTGATGCTGGACGAAATCATTAACTATGTACAGTCACTGCAACGACAGGTTGAGGTATGGGAGAAACAATGTGTTTCTTTTCAGTCTTCCAAGTCAGTGGTTCTTAATTTATCCACCATTACGTTTCCTGTGTCTTATGTTCTTGTCAGCACTCATAAAATGTCAGCTGCATAATATTGTGTATAGCTTGTGCACCTTGACACAGATAATTTGAATGGTGTCTTATGTTCTTGTCAGCATGGACTCATAATAAGTCAGCTGCATAATATTGTGTATAGCTTGTGCACCTTGACACAGATAATTTGAATGGTTCAGCATTGCAACAGCTTATACAATCATTGCCATATGTTagcatataatttaaataattaaatttacatatttccatccttttaaatttttgggataATTGGTGATTTAATGTGGTATTAAAGTAGATGTCCTAAATTCGGAATTCCAACCCCGCACTGTAACGCtccggtcccgcacgggtcagagagttacttcctatcacttaaactaacatttcaacaatataataatagactccagattcccaatatcatatagaaatttcgattcaatttaatttcctcaatataaccaattttataaaatgtcaagtcatcataacaataaaatttcttaataaaaatcgacaatactcataaaaattttctatgcttaatccactatacttaaatcatctctcCCAAtacctcataatcttgatcctcaactgaaccatcaaaatatctaaaaaatattgtgaagataaggggtgaattatcagcaactcagcaagcaaaaaacttatattagcatgtaaacatgagcatttataaagttcagtatgtagaacaaaacatttactttcagaatgcaaaaataacatatttactttcagaatgcataaacaaaacttgttacaaaacatcagagtgAGACTTTTagaaaactttcttattcaaaaatctttcagcatatcataaactgagacatcatcttcatatcatatcggaGCATTTCATCGGGATGAATACTATgttttaacccccgtggtaaggttataaattacaattatacctgtgactgggccatataccatgttttacccccatggtagagttataaaccaccattatacacATAGTTGgatcgtataccatgtttcacctccgtggtagagttataaaccactattatacacGTGACTGGactgtataccatgtttcacccatatgatagggttataaaccaccattatacccctGGCAGGGTCTTAacagaaacaaacaaaacatcggaaccagatcatatttagatacagaatcagaaattcatgccaaggttttcagatgccacatcatatcaaaactgGATACGGAAacagtttcagatcatttcacatgttcgaaataaacagaatcaaaacatcttcatttattcacagccaaaacttttagattttcaaattcgttctttttgcatagttcagaagcATAATGCACAAAAtgagctcatgtctacaccagtcatgacagaaaatactcttatgtagaatttatgcatatgcagaacaaacatctgaggtcgttttcagatttcttttcaaagacaaacatgcatattttcaaagtaatctcatttcatttcttttgtgcaaaactagtatatgaaccccgcttataTGGGTttcttagtttttcagaaattctccacaacaTTACTGAACATTTGTCAATCATCacttataaaaattcatataacttaaataaatctccaatgaaCAGATAATCTTATATTACACTtgaagtacctattttaattctgcaaaaacctaaaatttctcttaactctaaaataccatcacttcctaaattcctcaatatccacataacTATTAAACtcagaatatttttaaaattgcataataatattaataataaatacaattatgccataaaatacatttctggtttaaagatttattaaaacaaaattgattaaagtaggagagcaaatatttcatttaataaaaatagactaattagtttctctttaaagagttcaaaataaaaatcttgcactactatgtacttctaaaaaatatattaatactaataatagatttcaaatatttatttaatctgtatttaaaacaaaactcatacaaagtgagtttaatatataaaaactaaaaatgatcaacttataattactCTGTTAAAAGCATCAGTATACTGACTTAGTATTATAAGTCCAAACATCTACgtccaaataaaatacaacttGCTTGTAAtataaaactcatgatttcaaacccaATATACATAATCAACtcgttaaaatataaatccattaacCTAAACATCCGAAATAATATATCTGGAAACATCATACTAAGGGGCAAAATGGTAATAGTGCATCTCATCTATTAGGTTAACTAAGacacaaaaatatttccttctcaAGTAAACTACCACAAAAAATAGAGGACCAAGACGTGAGTGCGGTAGCAGCACTTACCCAAGGAAAACTAAGAGGCAACGACACCGTGGGGGAAAGAGGTCGCGGCGGAGTTGGGTTGTGGTGGAAGGTGGCTGTCCCGACAGCGGcgcattgagagagagagaggcaaagcTCGACAGTGGGGGAATTCGGTGTGGGCTTACCTAGGGGTGGTCACGGTGGACTTGGGCGTGCTACCGGCGTCTTCTGGTTGTTCTCGCTTGAGATTGAGCAACTGGGTGGCGGCGCTGGGGTTCACCATGGAGGAAGGCTGGTGCTCTGCATTTCGGTCTTGCAAAACAGAGGACGAGGGCTTGTGGGGTTTCACACAGTGGCTAACGGGGTGTTGCCATGCATGGGTTGAGGCTGTGGGTTGAGGGGAGCTCGTGAGGTTGCAGTTTACAGTGGAGGGAGCCTACGGTGAACGGTGGCTGTGTTTGAATGGTTTGGTTTACGGTGCTTTCTGGATGGGAAGGGCTTCGTTACACGGTTTGCATGGGACGAAAAACACTTCTGTGTTTCATGGCAGTGAGACCAACTGAGAAGGGCTTGAGCAGTGACTGGATCGTGGGGTGGTGAGAGCTTACGGAGAAAAAGAGGAGTGAGAGAGAAAGTTTGGAGGATGACTTGATCATTTAGTAGTGAATCAAACGAGTGGCGCCGTGGGTGTGTGAGAGTCTGAGTATgtgatggaaaagaaaaggaaaagaaaagcaaaccGCAAAGACGTGGGGAAAAAATGGATTTGAGGTGGAGGGATTTTCGGAAGTGAAGAAACTAGGGGGAaggcaaagaagaaaaaaaaagagacggtCTAGCAAGAAAATTGCAGTCAGGGAAGTACCAAAATGACATCGTCGTGGGCTTGACCTCCCTTCTGGTTTGGGCTTAGGCTCTGGGTATTACATGCACTCTTCATCCTCAATTAATAGTCCACTTATCAAGGGGGAGTCTAACTCACACACGGGATGAGTgttggaatataatttaaataagtacATTTACCTCTTTTCATCAGTTTAAGTTTTTAGTACAAGTTGTAATTTAACACCATAGTGTCTTGTTTTTCAATGAATATTAGGGACTTGTGTTTTAATGAGTAGGTGGTCCTTATATTATAATGCTATCTAAAGCTTCTGAATCAGCCCGtttaattagattatttattcaCTTGAATATTAGGGACTTTTGTGTTTTAACGAGTAGATGGTTCTTATATTCTTACACTCCTTTTTGCAGTTTTTGTCGATGAAACTTGCTACTGTCAATCCACGGCTAGATTTTAATGTCGAAGGGCTCCTGGCAAAAGATGTAATAGTATTGACGATATTTCAATAAGAAACGGAATCCTTGTATGTACCATTTCTAGTTTACTGTAACAAAATCTCCAATTTATGCAGATCCTTCCGTCACGAGTGGCCACTTCATCTACTCTGGGATTTTCACCTGATATTCCAATGGCTTATCCTCCGTTGCACCCATCTCAACGAGGACTTATTCAAGCTGGTCTTCCTGGCATGGGAAGCTCATCTGATTTACTTCAAAGAACCATTCATTCTCAATTGACATCCATGGCTGGAGGATTCAAGGAGCCCACACAGGTAACTTAATATCTATAGCTAGAATTGTTTTTTCTCATCACCTGCTTTGATTATAAAATAGCTCACtcagactttattttattttattttatttttttctgtgtaATATTGCACAATGAGAATGGCGGAACTCTAAGTTAGGCATATTCTGCGTAATGAAGAAGTTTGACTGGGTAGGAtgaacattattttatatgggcATTCATTTGCAAAGTCGTTTTCCGCCCCTggttcttgttatttttttcacgagttttctttcaaaaaaatatcttccagcttcaatgaaattttttttgcccCCATCAATAATTTTCCTAGTTTCATCCCGGTTTGCAATCTTGCCAACTTCTGTCCATTTAAGAATGTGTGAACATTattctttgtacttgggcttcATGAGCCTCCATGCATCACGAT includes these proteins:
- the LOC108989406 gene encoding transcription factor bHLH49, whose protein sequence is MGDKDKFELENRNEDPMNYAPSVSDWGFGGANLTNTSIGLVPKVNPMAVSKGDLIGSSSCSSTSMVDAFGPTIWDHHTNSENLGFCDNGVQKNTSDTFGIRKGDPVALRSIDKTFDMGWNPTSSMLKGDIFLPNAPAMLPQRLPQFPADSAFIERAARFSCFNGGNFSDMFNPFAVPESMGLYSGAGGVMQGTQEAFAGSGLKSVSGGQSKKNEPSVGEVSKDVSLSVEHGAAGGSPPKDERSQSHVRSHDESKQRSGGSGNDSDEAELSGAGDQDEPSVLEGAGREPFAKGLDSRKRKRNGQDAKLDPAKGAAQQSGECAKDKTEIQQTGDQNPTSTTNRSSGKHGKQGSQASDPPKEEYIHVRARRGQATNSHSLAERVRREKISERMKFLQDLVPGCSKVTGKAVMLDEIINYVQSLQRQVEFLSMKLATVNPRLDFNVEGLLAKDILPSRVATSSTLGFSPDIPMAYPPLHPSQRGLIQAGLPGMGSSSDLLQRTIHSQLTSMAGGFKEPTQLPNVWDDELHNVIQMSYGTSAPSNTQDEDGSLPSGQMKVEL